In one Alphaproteobacteria bacterium genomic region, the following are encoded:
- a CDS encoding TauD/TfdA family dioxygenase has translation MTVTGVDHTPEVLTVRWQDGSVTRYHAIWLRDNARGDAFRHPGNDQRLFDLTDIPDGVAIAEARLQPAGVAVRFTPDDASSVFESDFLRDYAYDGGSNTPSQPVWGAEHADSLIRHDYAAVESDPAARKAWLDDIVANGIALLRNVPTVEGKVCEVAEIFGYVRETNYGRLFEVRSEAQPINLAYTPVGLNVHTDNPYRSPVPGLQLLHCLTNAADGGESVFVDGFRCAAKLRQTAPDAFDLLTRFRAPFRYRDAGADLTNRTPCIEIDDKGRLIAVRYNNRSAAPLDLPFEVMAEYYDALRLFAGMLHDPEGEMRLRLDPGDLVTFDNERVLHGRTGFTGGARHLQGCYADKDALRSMAAVLSRQSDQESQG, from the coding sequence ATGACCGTAACCGGCGTCGATCATACACCGGAAGTCCTGACGGTTCGATGGCAGGACGGGTCCGTGACCCGGTATCATGCCATCTGGTTGCGCGATAATGCGCGGGGCGACGCTTTCCGGCACCCCGGCAATGATCAGCGGCTGTTCGACCTGACAGATATTCCTGACGGTGTCGCGATTGCGGAGGCCCGGCTTCAGCCTGCAGGGGTCGCGGTACGTTTCACGCCGGACGATGCCTCTTCCGTGTTCGAATCGGACTTTCTGCGCGATTACGCTTACGATGGAGGTTCCAACACGCCCTCGCAGCCGGTTTGGGGCGCCGAACACGCGGACAGCTTGATCCGCCACGACTACGCGGCGGTCGAAAGCGACCCGGCCGCACGCAAGGCCTGGCTCGACGACATCGTCGCAAACGGCATCGCACTGCTTAGAAATGTCCCGACTGTCGAAGGCAAGGTCTGCGAGGTCGCGGAAATCTTCGGTTACGTTCGGGAAACGAATTACGGCCGTCTCTTCGAGGTCCGCAGCGAAGCACAGCCGATCAACCTCGCCTACACGCCCGTGGGCCTGAACGTTCATACGGACAATCCCTACCGGTCCCCTGTTCCGGGCCTGCAGTTGTTGCATTGCCTGACCAATGCGGCGGACGGTGGCGAGTCGGTCTTTGTCGATGGCTTTCGTTGCGCCGCGAAGCTGCGCCAAACCGCGCCGGATGCCTTCGATCTTCTGACCCGGTTTCGGGCCCCGTTCCGCTATCGCGATGCCGGTGCCGATCTGACGAACCGGACCCCCTGCATCGAGATCGACGACAAGGGACGCCTCATCGCTGTCCGATACAACAATCGCTCTGCGGCGCCGCTGGACCTGCCGTTCGAGGTCATGGCGGAGTATTACGATGCGCTGCGTCTGTTCGCGGGCATGCTGCATGATCCGGAGGGCGAGATGCGGCTGCGCCTCGACCCGGGCGATCTGGTCACCTTCGACAATGAACGCGTGCTGCATGGCCGGACCGGATTTACCGGCGGCGCGCGTCATCTTCAGGGCTGCTATGCCGACAAGGACGCCTTGCGCAGCATGGCCGCCGTCCTATCCCGACAATCCGATCAGGAGTCCCAGGGATGA